From Nicotiana tabacum cultivar K326 chromosome 22, ASM71507v2, whole genome shotgun sequence, one genomic window encodes:
- the LOC107775499 gene encoding uncharacterized protein LOC107775499 — MPTREEIPFAQTSGTPAAQPQNLELAHHNHPIYIHPSDTQGSILISIQLQGSENYSIWSRSMKIVLYGENKLGFVLGTCRKEMYDVSLHELWDRCNAIVLAWIMNTVSPSLISTVIYASNAYKVWEDLRERFDKVNASRACYLHKEIATLVQGVSSVSVYFLRLHELWDEYETLDPPPSCGCPESRQYAEHYQVKKLYQFLSGLNKSYENAKNQVLMIRPLPNINQAYAMIVNVESQRKTSGGNASGVGAEIGEHAAFLSNRGTRGGSYRPRNNYGNGKVPLYCEYCKFKGHTKDSCYKLHGYPADFKYKKKGGGRNNYANNVINTNSASSAPDM, encoded by the coding sequence ATGCCGACAAGAGAAGAAATACCATTTGCTCAAACCTCAGGTACACcggctgctcaaccacagaaccTAGAGCTTGCTCATCACAATCATCCAATATACATTCATCCTTCAGACACTCAAGGTTCTATTCTTATCTCAATTCAACTTCAAGGTTCTGAAAATTACTCGATTTGGAGTAGATCTATGAAAATTGTTCTTTACGGTGAAAACAAATTAGGATTTGTGTTAGGAACCTGTAGAAAGGAGATGTATGATGTTAGTCTACACGAGTTGTGGGATAGGTGTAATGCAATTGTGTTAGCATGGATAATGAACACAGTCTCTCCAAGTCTAATTAGCACAGTAATATATGCTTCTAATGCATATAAGGTGTGGGAAGACTTAAGAGAGAGGTTTGACAAAGTGAATGCATCTAGAGCATGCTATTTGCATAAGGAAATTGCCACACTTGTTCAGGGAGTGTCTTCAGTATCTGTGTATTTTTTGAGATTACATGAACTATGGGATGAATATGAAACTCTGGATCCTCCACCCTCTTGTGGATGCCCTGAGTCTAGGCAATATGCTGAACATTATCAAGTTAAAAAATTGTATCAATTTTTGTCAGGTTTAAATAAGTCTTATGAGAATGCTAAGAATCAAGTTCTCATGATTAGACCACTGCCAAACATAAACCAAGCTTATGCTATGATTGTTAATGTTGAGAGccaaaggaaaacaagtggagggAATGCTAGTGGTGTTGGTGCTGAAATTGGAGAACATGCTGCATTCCTAAGCAATAGAGGAACACGTGGAGGTAGCTACAGACCTAGAAACAACTATGGGAATGGGAAGGTTCCCCTTTATTGTGAATACTGCAAGTTCAAAGGTCACACAAAGGATAGTTGCTATAAGCTACATGGTTATCCAGCTGATTTCAAGTATAAAAAGAAAGGAGGAGGACGTAACAACTATGCCAATAATGTGATCAATACAAATTCAGCATCTTCAGCACCTGATATGTAG